The Cryptosporangium aurantiacum genomic interval GCCCGCGGACGAACTCCGTCGCGCTGCGGCGCCTGCGGCGGCGACGCCACGGCCAGGCTCGCGGCGTACCGCAGCGCCCGCGCCGACCGCCGGAGCCGGCTCCCCTCGATCGCGTGCAGCTCGGCCTCCCACTCGCGGTGGGCGTCCGCGCGTTCCTCGTCCGGCCAGCGACGCGCGGCCGATCGCAGCAGCGCCCCGGCGATCGCGGCGACTGGTGCGGGCAGGCCCCCGCTCACCAGGCCACCCCCGTCGGGGCGCCGAGCGGTCCGGGGGCGCCGGCCGCGCGGGCCGCGCCGGGCATGCCGCCCGGGATCCATCGGGCGAACCGGTCGGCGAGCCTCGACGCCGTGCCCGGCCGTAACTGGGTGCGGGGCGACGAGCCGGTTCGCGCGTGCAGGACGGCGAGGGCGTGCCGGGCCCGCTCGACGCCGTCGGCGGTCAGACGGTAGTACCGCCGGGCCGGGCGGCCGGCTTCGATCGGATCGATCTCCTCCCAGTGCGTCTCGGCCCAGCCCGCGCGCTGCAGCCGGGTGAGGATCGGATACAACGTGCCGCTCGGCAGCCCGGACCGCTCCATCAGCTCGAGGCCGTAGCGGTCAGCAGCAGGGTCATCGAGGAAGCCGGCGAGCACGGCGGCGACCGCGACGGTCACTCTGAATTCTCCCATACTCGGGATTCTACATAGGGGCGCAACTACCCGTTAGGGAGTTGAACGGACATACTCTCCCTCGTCATCCCAGTCTTCGAGCATCGCGGCCAGCTCGGGGCAGGTGCGGTAGTCCGGGTGCGGGCACAGCAGAGCGCCTTCGATGAGCTCCAGCCGACGCCGCGCCTGAGCGATTCGCTTCTCGACGACCGCCCGCTGCCGGACCAGCGCTTCCGCCCGGTCGCCGGTGTCGTGCACCGTGAACAACTCGCGGATCTCGCCCAGCCCGAGCCCCAGTTCGCGCCCGATGCGGGTCAGCCGGACCTGGAGAACGTCGACTTCGGAGTACCGACGCTGCCCGTTCTCCCGGGACGGGCTGAGCAGGCCGGCGTCCTCCCAGTGCCGCAGCACGTGCGGCGCCACCCCGTACCGGGCAGCAACCTGGCCGATCGTCAATGCGGGGCTTGACTTCATGTGCACATTAGGGCCGATCGTCTGCGCATGGGCAACCTTCTCGCGAGGCGGCGCCGATGAGCGCCGCCGATGTTCTCGGACGGGTCGCGGTCGGCAGCGGCCTGCTGACCGCAGCGCAGGTCGTCGACAACGTGCTGGTCAGCGACGCGATGCACGAGGTGACGCTGACCGCACCGGAGTTCGGCCGGTGGACGACCACTCCGGGGCAGAACGTCCGGCTGGCGCTGGGACGGCTCAGCTTCGACGTGCTCCGCACCTATTCGATCTGGACGCACACCCCCGAGCGATCCGAACTGGTGCTCCGCGGCCTCGACGGCACCGGCCGCCCGGACGGCCCCGGCGGCACCTGGATGGCGTCCGCGGAACCTGGGTCCACAGTGCTGCTGACCGGGCCGCGCGGTGTGTTCCGGGTGGATCCCGCCGCCCCTTGGCACCTGTTCGCCGGTGACGAGTCCGGCGCGGTGCCGCTCCTGGCGATGCGAGCCGCACTGTCGCCCGCGGACGTCGTCCACGGCATGTTGGAGGCGGCCGGGAGGGCAGGACGGATACCCGCGCTCGGCGCGGACCTGCCGTGGATCGATCGGGACGATCGAGGTCTGGCGGACGCCGTCCGCGACCTGCAGCTGCCGGACGAACCGGGAGTCGCCTACCTCGCCGGGGAGCAGCAGGCGTGCCTGGCGATCCGGCGGTACCTGCGGGAGGAACGCGGCTGGCCACGGCGGTCGGTGCGGGTCTCCGCCCACTGGACACCGGGCAAACGCGGCATGGAGTAGCGGGTCACCGGCGCTGGGCGCCGGGATCCACAATGGCCCCGGTACGGAATTGTCGGCGGTCGGTGGTCTACTCGACCGCACAGCGAGATCGGGTACGGAGCGCTCTGGGAGGTGCCTGCGTGATGGCGGTGCTCACGTGGGGCTTCGCGATGATCCACCTGGGGATCGCCGCGGTGTGGCTGGGGTCGATGGCCTACAGCCTGCGGGTGGTGCAGCCCGCTCTCGACCGGGCGATCGACGATCTGGTTCGCCGCGAGGAGCTCGTCACGACGCTCGCACAGGGCAACCGGTGGCGGGTCGTCGGCCTGATCGGCGGCGTGATCGTGAGCGGCAGCGCGGTGGCCCTGCTCGCCGACGGGTCGGTCACGATCGGTTACGCGGTCGCAGTCGGCCTGTACCTCGTCGCGGCGGCGATCTTCGCGAACGTGTCCTGGCGGCACTGGCCGGCGCGCGTGTTCGCGCTGCCGGACGAGATCCCACGGTTCCGGCAGAGCCTGCGGCGGCAGGCGACGACGATGCTCGGGTTGGTGGGCTGCGCGTACGGCGTGGCGTTAGGGGTGACGACGGCGTCCGGAGCGGTTCCCTGACCGTTACGGCAGGCAGTAGACGTCGCCGGAGTTGGCCTCGTGGGGCAGCGCTGCGAGGTGGGCGGCCATCGTCTCCGCCGACGCCCACGCGTCGAAGTCGAGTGTCATGCTGCCACCCAGGGAGAGGTTGAAGCGCTCGAACCCCAGGGCCGCGGCCCGGTCCAGCGCGCGTCGCGCCACCGCACGCTCGATCGTCGTGAACTCGAACGACAGCGCAGGCAACGTGGTGCTCAGCCCGGCCAGCACCGCGTCCTCGAAGCCCTCGACGTCGATCTTGGTGAACGCGGGCGTGCCGTACTGCCCGATCAGGCTGTCGAGGGTGACGGTCGGCACGTGGATCTCGGTGTCCCAGACCTGGCCTTCCCAGCCACCGGCTCCGTCGGCGGCCTCCACGAAGTCCTTGGAGACCGTGGACACCGTCGGGTTCGCCGAGTTCACATAGAACGTGACCGTCGACTCGGACGCACCGCACGCGGCCTCGACGACGACCACGTCGGCGTCGTCGGCGTAGATCGTCCGGATCGCGCGGCTGCACAGCGGTTGCGGCTCCACTGCGACGACCCGGGCCCCGAGCCGGCGGAAACTCCCCGTGTGGTCACCGACGTGCGCGCCCACGTCGAAGACCAGGTCTCCCGGCCGCACGAACTGCGCGTAAAAGGCGTCCAACGCTGCGTCGTGCTCGGCGTTTCCGTAGTAGAAGTCCAGCGATCCGTGGATCGGCGCCGCCGCCGGGTCGGCCTTGAGGGAGGAGATTCTGGCGCTGTTGAGGGTCACGCCGAACGATAACCCGCAGCATC includes:
- a CDS encoding MerR family transcriptional regulator gives rise to the protein MKSSPALTIGQVAARYGVAPHVLRHWEDAGLLSPSRENGQRRYSEVDVLQVRLTRIGRELGLGLGEIRELFTVHDTGDRAEALVRQRAVVEKRIAQARRRLELIEGALLCPHPDYRTCPELAAMLEDWDDEGEYVRSTP
- a CDS encoding siderophore-interacting protein, whose translation is MSAADVLGRVAVGSGLLTAAQVVDNVLVSDAMHEVTLTAPEFGRWTTTPGQNVRLALGRLSFDVLRTYSIWTHTPERSELVLRGLDGTGRPDGPGGTWMASAEPGSTVLLTGPRGVFRVDPAAPWHLFAGDESGAVPLLAMRAALSPADVVHGMLEAAGRAGRIPALGADLPWIDRDDRGLADAVRDLQLPDEPGVAYLAGEQQACLAIRRYLREERGWPRRSVRVSAHWTPGKRGME
- a CDS encoding PadR family transcriptional regulator; the protein is MGEFRVTVAVAAVLAGFLDDPAADRYGLELMERSGLPSGTLYPILTRLQRAGWAETHWEEIDPIEAGRPARRYYRLTADGVERARHALAVLHARTGSSPRTQLRPGTASRLADRFARWIPGGMPGAARAAGAPGPLGAPTGVAW